A portion of the Blastochloris tepida genome contains these proteins:
- the trmFO gene encoding methylenetetrahydrofolate--tRNA-(uracil(54)-C(5))-methyltransferase (FADH(2)-oxidizing) TrmFO, with product MTANTPRATAPVHIVGGGLAGSEAAWQAAQAGVPVVLHEMRPHRATEAHRTDGLAELVCSNSFRSDDAETSAIGLLHAEMRRLGSLIMACADAHQVPAGGALAVDREGFSAAVTAALAAHPLIEIRREEITGLPPADWESVILATGPLTSPPLAEAIKALTGEADLAFFDAIAPIVHRDSIDMDVAWFQSRYDKAGPGGSGADYINCPLDRDQYEAFIDGLLAGDKTPFKEWEAATPYFDGCLPIEVMAERGRQTLRHGPMKPFGLTNPHNPTVKAYAIVQLRQDNRLGTLFNMVGFQTKLKHAEQIRLFRTIPGLEKAEFARLGGLHRNTFLNSPKLLDSALRLKAAPHLRFAGQITGCEGYVESAAIGGLAGRFAAAERRGDAAVPPPPTTAHGALLNHITGGHIETIDAGPRSFQPMNVNFGLFPPLAAPTRNEHGERLRGPAKSIAKKRALCARALSDFDGWRAGAFKAAAE from the coding sequence ATGACGGCCAACACCCCACGCGCTACGGCACCGGTTCACATCGTCGGCGGCGGCCTTGCCGGTTCGGAAGCCGCCTGGCAGGCGGCGCAGGCCGGCGTGCCGGTGGTGCTGCACGAGATGCGCCCCCACCGCGCCACCGAGGCCCACCGCACGGACGGCCTGGCCGAGCTCGTATGCTCGAACTCGTTCCGCTCGGACGATGCCGAGACCAGCGCCATCGGCCTGCTGCACGCCGAGATGCGCCGCCTCGGCTCGCTGATCATGGCGTGCGCCGACGCCCATCAGGTGCCGGCGGGCGGCGCGCTGGCGGTGGACCGGGAGGGATTTTCCGCCGCCGTCACCGCGGCGCTCGCGGCGCATCCGCTGATCGAGATTCGCCGCGAGGAGATCACCGGCCTGCCGCCCGCGGATTGGGAGAGCGTCATCCTCGCCACCGGCCCCCTCACCTCCCCGCCGCTGGCCGAGGCCATCAAGGCGCTGACCGGCGAAGCGGATCTCGCCTTCTTCGACGCCATCGCCCCGATCGTCCACCGCGACTCGATCGACATGGACGTCGCCTGGTTCCAGTCGCGCTACGACAAGGCCGGGCCCGGCGGCTCGGGTGCTGACTACATCAACTGCCCGCTCGACCGCGACCAGTACGAGGCGTTCATCGACGGCCTGCTGGCCGGCGACAAGACGCCGTTCAAGGAGTGGGAGGCGGCGACACCCTATTTCGACGGCTGCCTGCCGATCGAGGTGATGGCCGAGCGCGGCCGCCAGACGCTGCGCCACGGGCCGATGAAGCCGTTCGGCCTCACCAATCCGCACAACCCCACCGTCAAGGCCTATGCCATCGTCCAGCTGCGCCAGGACAACAGGCTCGGCACGCTGTTCAACATGGTCGGCTTCCAGACCAAGCTGAAGCATGCCGAGCAGATTCGGCTGTTCCGCACCATTCCCGGGCTGGAGAAGGCCGAGTTCGCGCGGCTGGGCGGGCTGCACCGCAACACCTTCCTCAACTCGCCGAAGCTGCTCGATTCCGCGTTGCGCCTGAAGGCTGCGCCGCACCTGCGCTTTGCTGGCCAGATCACCGGCTGCGAGGGCTATGTCGAGAGCGCCGCCATCGGCGGGCTGGCCGGGCGCTTCGCCGCCGCCGAGCGGCGGGGCGACGCCGCCGTGCCGCCGCCGCCGACCACGGCGCATGGCGCGCTGCTCAACCACATCACCGGCGGCCATATCGAGACCATCGATGCCGGGCCGCGCTCGTTCCAGCCGATGAACGTCAATTTCGGCCTGTTCCCGCCGCTGGCGGCCCCCACCCGTAACGAACATGGCGAGCGCCTGCGCGGGCCGGCGAAGTCGATCGCCAAGAAGCGCGCGCTGTGCGCCCGGGCGCTGTCGGACTTCGACGGCTGGCGGGCCGGCGCCTTCAAGGCTGCGGCGGAGTGA
- a CDS encoding patatin-like phospholipase family protein, whose protein sequence is MFDAIAFAGGGNRCYWQGGFWDAAREDLGLAPRLVVGASAGAWQAAYSLLGLIGEVRPTVISACGPHLANFDWRRRSGSPTWFPVAGLYRELVTRTLRGDALARINALTDFRIALARPPRWLPAQAAPWLGLAAYQIEKRLFAPVHPRFGRALGFEPEFVPARTMRTTAELIDALMATATVPPIMPILRIGGRIALDGGLVDNVPVEPLAEIERAGGRTLVLLTRRYDALPEVPGRLYVEPSEPIPVHQFDITDPEGIRAAFALGQRDGAAFAKAQRVSASGARRSATDPGA, encoded by the coding sequence ATGTTCGACGCCATCGCCTTCGCCGGCGGCGGCAATCGCTGCTACTGGCAGGGTGGATTCTGGGACGCCGCGCGCGAGGACCTCGGCCTTGCGCCGCGGCTGGTGGTCGGCGCCAGTGCCGGCGCCTGGCAGGCGGCCTATTCCCTTCTCGGCCTGATCGGCGAGGTGCGGCCGACGGTGATCTCGGCCTGCGGCCCGCACCTTGCCAATTTCGACTGGCGCCGCCGCTCCGGCTCGCCGACCTGGTTTCCGGTCGCCGGGCTCTATCGCGAGCTGGTGACGCGCACGCTCAGGGGCGACGCGCTCGCCCGCATCAATGCGCTCACCGACTTCCGAATCGCCCTCGCCCGCCCGCCCCGCTGGCTGCCGGCGCAGGCCGCGCCCTGGCTGGGGCTCGCCGCCTACCAGATCGAGAAGCGGCTGTTCGCGCCCGTGCATCCGCGCTTCGGCCGCGCCCTCGGCTTCGAGCCGGAATTCGTGCCGGCGCGGACGATGCGCACCACGGCCGAGCTGATCGACGCGCTGATGGCCACCGCCACCGTGCCGCCGATCATGCCGATCCTGCGCATCGGCGGCCGAATCGCGCTCGATGGCGGCCTCGTCGACAATGTGCCGGTCGAGCCCCTGGCAGAGATCGAGCGGGCCGGCGGCCGCACGCTGGTGCTGCTGACCCGCCGCTATGACGCGCTTCCCGAGGTGCCCGGCCGCCTTTATGTCGAGCCGTCCGAGCCGATCCCGGTGCATCAGTTCGATATCACCGACCCCGAGGGCATCCGGGCCGCGTTCGCGCTCGGCCAGCGCGATGGCGCCGCCTTCGCCAAGGCGCAGCGGGTCAGTGCCAGCGGCGCTCGGCGTTCCGCCACTGATCCAGGGGCATGA